Proteins from a single region of Deltaproteobacteria bacterium:
- a CDS encoding ornithine cyclodeaminase family protein, translating into MPDDDVRVLTNDDMEGLLEMGEIVEAVETAYVELGRKIAEGMPRRRLHMPLEGLERTWYWLNVIPGAVPAFDTAAVRLDSSQIRFRNVGGGSRMEFPGDFSGFVLLFSIKERALKGIVHDHYLSALRVGATTGVAAKYLARPDASVLGIFGSGTQAHGQVSALCAVRDIQEVKVFSLREENRKRFAKEVTERYGVKARAVRRAEDVVHDSDIVVTATNSGDPVFDGDLLEPGTHLVSMIGPDWFDKRRELDDAAIENCDLIVVNSKEQVEIDEQPELMSPIRKGIIGWEQIHELGDLVIGTIAGRTTASEITHHNNNCGMGVQFAAIGHLVLEEAKKRNLGTRLPADLFMTRRTDVSSP; encoded by the coding sequence ATGCCGGACGACGACGTAAGGGTCCTGACCAACGACGACATGGAGGGTCTCCTCGAAATGGGGGAGATCGTCGAGGCCGTGGAAACGGCCTACGTCGAGCTGGGCCGGAAGATCGCGGAGGGGATGCCGCGGCGCCGGCTGCACATGCCGCTGGAGGGGCTGGAACGAACCTGGTACTGGCTGAACGTCATTCCCGGCGCCGTGCCTGCGTTCGATACGGCGGCGGTGCGTCTGGACTCGTCGCAGATCCGCTTCCGCAACGTCGGCGGCGGCAGCCGCATGGAGTTCCCCGGTGATTTCTCGGGCTTCGTCCTGCTCTTCAGCATCAAGGAGCGCGCGCTCAAGGGCATCGTCCACGACCACTACCTGTCGGCGCTGCGCGTGGGCGCCACCACGGGCGTGGCGGCGAAGTACCTGGCGCGGCCCGATGCGTCCGTGCTGGGCATCTTCGGCAGCGGCACCCAGGCCCATGGGCAGGTGTCGGCGCTGTGCGCCGTGCGGGACATCCAGGAGGTCAAGGTGTTCTCCCTCCGCGAAGAGAACCGCAAACGCTTCGCCAAGGAAGTGACCGAGCGCTACGGCGTGAAGGCGCGGGCGGTGCGGCGAGCGGAGGACGTGGTGCACGACTCGGACATCGTGGTCACGGCCACCAACTCCGGCGATCCGGTGTTCGACGGTGACTTGCTGGAGCCGGGCACCCATCTGGTGTCCATGATCGGCCCGGACTGGTTCGACAAGCGCCGGGAGCTGGACGACGCGGCCATCGAGAACTGCGACCTCATCGTGGTGAACTCCAAGGAGCAGGTGGAGATCGACGAGCAGCCGGAGCTGATGTCGCCCATCCGCAAGGGCATCATCGGCTGGGAGCAGATCCACGAGCTGGGCGACCTCGTCATCGGCACCATCGCCGGCCGGACCACAGCCTCCGAGATCACCCATCACAACAACAACTGCGGCATGGGCGTTCAGTTCGCCGCCATCGGCCACCTGGTGCTGGAAGAGGCGAAGAAGCGCAACCTCGGCACGCGGCTGCCGGCGGACCTGTTCATGACCCGGCGCACCGACGTGTCCTCTCCCTGA
- a CDS encoding L-threonylcarbamoyladenylate synthase — protein MATTLGIDPQHLKGRHVDRAVEVLKRDGVIVYPTDTIYGLGCDVTSKAAVERIRRIKGRDADKPMSFVCSDLVQVSRYGHVSNFVHRILKRFLPGPYTFVLTATKETPKVLQSKQKTVGIRIPDHPVPLALVEQLGNPVVSTSANESNEEVVTNPADLEAIFGHRVDLIMECGTLPVLASSVISLVDDRIAILREGQGDLSYFKNELAAG, from the coding sequence ATGGCGACGACTCTCGGCATCGATCCCCAACACCTCAAGGGACGGCACGTGGACCGCGCCGTCGAGGTCCTCAAGCGCGACGGCGTCATCGTCTATCCCACGGACACGATCTACGGCCTGGGCTGCGACGTCACCAGCAAGGCTGCGGTCGAGCGCATCCGCCGCATCAAGGGCCGCGACGCCGACAAGCCGATGTCGTTCGTGTGCTCCGACCTGGTGCAGGTGAGCCGCTACGGCCACGTGTCCAACTTCGTGCACCGGATTCTGAAGCGGTTCCTCCCGGGGCCCTATACCTTCGTGCTCACCGCCACCAAGGAGACCCCCAAGGTGCTCCAGTCCAAGCAGAAGACCGTGGGCATCCGCATCCCCGACCACCCCGTACCCCTGGCGCTGGTGGAACAGCTCGGCAACCCCGTGGTGAGCACCAGCGCCAACGAGAGCAACGAGGAGGTGGTGACGAATCCCGCCGACCTGGAGGCCATCTTCGGGCATCGGGTGGATCTCATCATGGAATGCGGCACTCTTCCGGTGCTGGCGTCCAGCGTGATCTCGCTGGTGGATGACCGCATCGCCATCCTGCGTGAAGGGCAGGGGGACCTGAGCTACTTCAAGAACGAGTTGGCCGCCGGTTGA